A part of Desulfobacter sp. genomic DNA contains:
- the disA gene encoding DNA integrity scanning protein DisA, whose product MIAPSLLTKIKMVAPGTSLRRTLDEIVKADFGTLLVFLDDIALYGAVLQGGFDVNCEFSGPRLYELAKMDGAVIVNENITRIYKANVHLIPDPSIPTEETGMRHRAAERIAKQTSMLAMAISRRRKTMTIYLKNFRHRLNDLNYLLTRINLALEALEKNLGIFHQLIDDITIEEIESQVRLSNVIRVILKACEMMSIYREIEPYVIETGSEGHLYSKQLNAIAADTRNLLRVVIMDYSAGELKDYEISSMMKVLNNLNQNDKIAAARMLGWNLMSEAEIEDIFVSSRCYRFLTQRVNLPMGIARNVVKLLPAMEDLKMTDIQTLQKIEGIGEKRARAILMNIKNLDKRFGYR is encoded by the coding sequence ATGATTGCCCCGTCCCTTCTCACCAAAATAAAAATGGTTGCCCCGGGGACCTCTTTAAGGCGCACCCTGGATGAAATCGTAAAAGCCGATTTCGGGACATTGCTTGTGTTCCTGGATGATATTGCCTTGTACGGTGCTGTTTTACAGGGGGGATTTGACGTAAATTGCGAGTTCTCCGGCCCCAGACTCTATGAATTGGCCAAGATGGACGGGGCGGTCATCGTTAATGAGAATATCACCCGAATATACAAAGCCAATGTCCACCTGATTCCTGATCCGTCCATTCCCACTGAAGAAACCGGCATGAGGCACCGTGCGGCAGAGCGGATTGCCAAACAGACATCCATGCTGGCCATGGCCATCTCCAGGCGGCGGAAAACCATGACGATCTATCTTAAAAATTTCAGACACCGGTTAAACGACCTGAACTATCTGCTGACACGGATAAATCTGGCATTGGAAGCGCTTGAAAAAAATCTCGGCATCTTTCACCAGCTTATTGATGATATCACAATCGAGGAGATCGAATCCCAGGTAAGGCTCAGTAATGTCATCCGGGTCATTTTAAAAGCATGTGAAATGATGTCGATTTACAGAGAAATAGAGCCTTATGTTATTGAAACCGGCTCTGAAGGACACCTGTATTCCAAACAGCTGAATGCCATCGCTGCAGATACCCGCAATCTGCTTCGCGTCGTAATCATGGATTATTCTGCCGGAGAGCTTAAAGACTACGAGATATCATCCATGATGAAAGTCCTTAACAATTTAAATCAAAACGACAAGATTGCCGCGGCGCGGATGCTTGGATGGAATCTGATGTCCGAGGCAGAGATCGAAGACATTTTTGTTTCATCCCGCTGCTATCGGTTTTTGACCCAGAGGGTGAATCTGCCAATGGGGATCGCAAGAAATGTGGTGAAATTGCTCCCGGCCATGGAAGATTTAAAGATGACCGATATTCAAACCCTTCAGAAGATAGAAGGTATCGGTGAAAAACGGGCACGGGCCATCCTGATGAATATTAAAAATCTGGATAAGCGGTTTGGGTACAGATAA
- a CDS encoding peptidylprolyl isomerase: MKDLVMGILFCLLAVQAAGAAGAETSDKVVAKVEGFEITEQDVAARLEQMPPQYKTAFASEEGKKKFIDQLVQERLVYLQAEKEKYDTDAQVIKQLARVKQNLMISRFITETFSKIKATEAEMKAYYEDHTAEFVDGPEVWAKHILCKTEEEANAARDRVLKGEAFEDVAKEVSTGPSGEKGGDLGWFTQGQMVPAFGSKAFSMEKDAVSEPVKTRFGYHIIKVYGKKEGETKSYEDARSDLERKLTAKKQQQHMDELIRKLKTEHPVTIY, from the coding sequence ATGAAAGATCTGGTAATGGGGATATTGTTCTGTCTGCTGGCGGTTCAGGCGGCCGGTGCCGCCGGGGCGGAAACGTCTGACAAGGTTGTGGCTAAAGTCGAAGGGTTCGAAATTACGGAGCAGGATGTGGCTGCGAGGCTGGAACAGATGCCCCCGCAATATAAAACCGCATTTGCCTCGGAGGAAGGGAAAAAAAAGTTTATCGACCAATTGGTCCAGGAGCGTCTGGTTTATCTCCAGGCTGAAAAAGAAAAGTATGACACCGACGCCCAGGTCATTAAACAACTGGCCCGGGTAAAGCAGAACCTCATGATCAGCCGGTTCATCACCGAGACCTTTTCAAAAATCAAGGCCACCGAAGCCGAAATGAAAGCCTATTACGAGGATCACACGGCCGAGTTTGTGGATGGGCCGGAGGTCTGGGCAAAGCATATCCTCTGCAAGACCGAAGAAGAGGCCAATGCGGCCCGGGACCGGGTCCTCAAAGGGGAGGCCTTTGAAGATGTGGCCAAGGAAGTGTCCACCGGACCCAGCGGGGAAAAGGGCGGAGACCTGGGATGGTTTACCCAGGGACAGATGGTGCCGGCTTTCGGCAGCAAGGCCTTCAGCATGGAAAAAGATGCGGTGAGCGAGCCCGTAAAAACAAGGTTCGGCTACCATATCATCAAGGTCTACGGCAAAAAAGAGGGGGAAACAAAATCCTATGAAGACGCCAGATCCGACCTTGAGCGCAAGCTGACGGCCAAGAAACAGCAGCAACATATGGACGAACTGATCCGTAAACTGAAAACCGAACATCCTGTGACCATCTATTGA
- a CDS encoding electron transfer flavoprotein subunit alpha/FixB family protein, whose product MNIGIIIEMETGRVKDANFGMITLARKSKDVQLTALMLDGWDQDAVSALEKYGIDRIADIALPGAPGERQNPDIRARALSEAAEELGLDTIFGLSTAGGKDLIPRVAALAEAPLIMDCMDVDLETRTARTSQYSGKVLADIQLAGALTMFGIRPNAVPPSLAPGRAELLTIDKTGLAPGGLTLVSWDQAGKDGDQPSLSEADIIVAGGRGVQGKENFKLLFDCAKKLNAAVGASRAAVDEHWIPYAHQVGQTGEKVSPSVYLALGISGSVQHFAGMKTSGTIIAVNIDENAAMMANADYYVNADLFEVLPELIRQLGRE is encoded by the coding sequence ATGAACATCGGCATCATCATTGAGATGGAAACGGGCAGGGTCAAGGATGCCAATTTCGGCATGATCACCCTGGCCCGGAAAAGCAAAGATGTGCAGCTCACCGCACTGATGCTGGACGGTTGGGACCAGGACGCTGTGTCCGCCCTTGAAAAATATGGCATTGACAGGATTGCGGATATCGCTCTTCCCGGGGCACCCGGGGAACGCCAGAACCCGGATATACGGGCCCGGGCCCTGTCCGAGGCTGCAGAAGAACTGGGCCTTGATACGATTTTCGGCCTGTCCACGGCCGGGGGCAAGGATTTGATTCCAAGGGTGGCGGCCCTGGCCGAGGCGCCCCTGATTATGGACTGCATGGATGTGGATCTGGAAACACGGACGGCCCGGACCTCCCAATACTCCGGCAAGGTCCTGGCCGATATCCAACTGGCCGGAGCGCTGACGATGTTCGGCATCCGGCCCAATGCGGTGCCCCCTTCTTTGGCACCGGGCAGGGCCGAGCTCCTCACCATTGACAAGACCGGCCTTGCCCCCGGCGGCCTGACCCTGGTCTCCTGGGATCAGGCGGGGAAAGACGGAGACCAGCCCAGCCTTTCCGAAGCCGATATCATTGTGGCCGGCGGCCGGGGAGTCCAGGGAAAGGAAAATTTCAAACTGTTGTTTGACTGCGCTAAAAAGCTCAATGCGGCGGTGGGCGCGTCAAGGGCCGCCGTGGATGAACACTGGATCCCCTACGCCCATCAGGTGGGGCAGACCGGTGAGAAAGTCAGCCCCTCGGTCTATCTGGCCCTGGGCATCTCAGGATCGGTCCAGCATTTTGCGGGCATGAAAACCAGCGGAACCATTATTGCCGTGAACATAGACGAGAATGCCGCCATGATGGCCAATGCGGATTATTATGTCAATGCGGATTTGTTCGAGGTCCTCCCCGAACTGATCCGGCAGCTGGGCCGGGAATGA
- a CDS encoding electron transfer flavoprotein subunit beta/FixA family protein — MQIYVCVKHVPDSAANIHILDDTSIDEDVAFLLNPYDEHAVTEAVKIKAQFAGSEIVAVTVGKPDAENTLRSAMAMGADRGILITADPPWDAMATARALAAAIREDGEPMIVLTGKESIDAEGMQTQFRLGALLGMPVVTNAAELIVAEKSARITCELSGGMTRTFEAGLPCVVGAGRGLNTPGYPTLPAIMKSRKKPVKEIALGSLDTGAGTRSAEIVRFLPLTQTRSPKEITGTPAEMAEQIIKVIKKEGGLA, encoded by the coding sequence ATGCAGATTTATGTGTGTGTGAAACATGTACCCGATTCCGCCGCAAACATCCATATCCTGGACGATACCAGCATAGACGAGGATGTGGCGTTTCTGCTCAACCCCTATGACGAACATGCTGTGACAGAGGCGGTGAAGATCAAAGCGCAGTTCGCCGGTTCAGAGATTGTTGCCGTCACCGTGGGAAAACCCGATGCCGAGAATACCCTGCGTTCGGCCATGGCCATGGGGGCGGACCGGGGAATCCTGATAACCGCGGACCCGCCCTGGGATGCCATGGCGACAGCCCGGGCCCTGGCTGCCGCCATCCGGGAGGACGGGGAGCCGATGATTGTTCTCACGGGCAAAGAATCCATTGACGCTGAAGGCATGCAGACCCAGTTCCGCCTGGGTGCACTTCTGGGCATGCCCGTGGTGACCAATGCCGCGGAATTGATTGTGGCGGAAAAAAGCGCCCGCATCACCTGTGAGCTTTCCGGGGGGATGACAAGGACCTTTGAGGCCGGCCTGCCCTGTGTGGTGGGGGCCGGCCGGGGGCTTAACACACCGGGCTATCCCACGCTTCCCGCCATCATGAAATCGCGGAAGAAACCGGTGAAGGAAATCGCTCTGGGCAGCCTGGACACTGGCGCCGGAACCCGGTCGGCAGAGATTGTCAGGTTCCTGCCCCTGACCCAAACCCGGTCTCCCAAAGAGATTACAGGCACCCCGGCTGAAATGGCGGAACAAATCATTAAGGTTATCAAAAAAGAGGGAGGCCTGGCATGA
- a CDS encoding FAD-binding oxidoreductase — MTEKYDAIIIGAGVIGAPIAYELSKMGYKTLTVDKLPDAGEGSTAGSCAIVRAHYSTEDGVAMAYEGFKYWLDWENYLDNVEDEKGLAKYMNTGSLLIKSKGHKWQNVQKHYDAVGVKYEEWDNDKIKEMVPVVDLHEFWPVRRPEDPKFFDEATEMLEGGIFCPEGGYVNDPALSAHNIMRAAEAKGATFKFNAEVVDVRSENGKVKGITLKDGTQYDAEIVVNVGGPHSFKITQMAEGVWDGCNIKTKSLRHEVMYCPSPEDYDYLNDGYHMSDGDIGCYVRPETGNLFLIGSEDPDCDPQEWVDPDDFYAGRGGHGKDNVLTEEQWKAQCYRLAKRIPSLAVPNQPKGVVDLYDCSDDWIPIYDKTDMQGFYLAIGTSGNQYKNAPVVGRMMAELIDACEKGLDHDKEPYQFTYKYTGRTMDVGFFSRKREINYNSSFSVNG; from the coding sequence ATGACCGAGAAGTACGATGCAATTATCATCGGTGCCGGTGTGATCGGTGCCCCCATTGCCTATGAGTTGTCCAAAATGGGATACAAAACCCTGACCGTGGACAAGCTTCCCGATGCCGGAGAAGGCTCAACAGCCGGCTCCTGTGCCATTGTCCGTGCCCATTATTCCACCGAAGACGGGGTGGCCATGGCCTATGAAGGCTTTAAATACTGGCTGGACTGGGAAAATTACCTGGACAATGTCGAGGACGAAAAGGGCCTGGCCAAGTATATGAATACAGGGTCCCTTCTCATCAAGTCCAAGGGCCACAAGTGGCAGAATGTTCAAAAACATTACGATGCCGTGGGGGTGAAGTACGAAGAGTGGGACAATGACAAGATAAAAGAAATGGTTCCCGTGGTTGATCTCCATGAGTTCTGGCCGGTGCGCCGACCCGAAGACCCCAAATTTTTTGACGAAGCCACTGAGATGCTGGAAGGCGGCATTTTCTGCCCTGAAGGCGGCTATGTGAACGATCCGGCGCTGTCCGCCCACAACATCATGCGGGCCGCCGAAGCCAAGGGCGCCACCTTTAAATTCAACGCTGAAGTGGTTGATGTGAGAAGCGAGAACGGCAAAGTTAAAGGGATTACATTAAAAGACGGCACCCAGTACGACGCAGAGATCGTGGTCAACGTGGGCGGCCCCCATTCGTTTAAGATTACCCAGATGGCCGAAGGGGTATGGGACGGCTGCAACATCAAGACCAAGTCCCTGCGCCACGAAGTCATGTACTGCCCCTCACCGGAGGATTACGATTATCTCAACGACGGCTACCATATGTCCGACGGCGATATCGGATGCTATGTGCGGCCCGAGACCGGCAATCTTTTCCTCATCGGTTCCGAGGATCCGGACTGTGACCCCCAGGAATGGGTGGATCCCGATGACTTTTACGCCGGGCGCGGCGGCCACGGAAAGGACAACGTCCTCACAGAAGAGCAGTGGAAGGCCCAGTGCTACCGCCTGGCCAAACGGATTCCTTCCCTGGCGGTGCCCAACCAGCCCAAGGGCGTGGTCGACCTCTACGACTGCTCCGACGACTGGATCCCCATCTATGACAAAACCGACATGCAGGGATTTTATCTGGCCATCGGCACCTCGGGCAACCAGTATAAGAACGCCCCGGTGGTGGGCCGGATGATGGCGGAACTCATCGATGCCTGTGAAAAGGGCCTGGACCATGACAAGGAACCTTATCAGTTTACCTACAAGTACACCGGACGGACCATGGACGTGGGCTTTTTCTCCAGAAAGCGGGAGATTAACTATAACTCCAGTTTTTCGGTAAACGGCTAA
- a CDS encoding sarcosine oxidase subunit gamma SoxG, translating into MKDIKRYSPVQFKASPKETESRDNWDVVLKYAGEAEGATHITDLSHRLRLDLQSADLGAKQPFGIGVPEVPGQSVLANGLLVNRMNGTQTSIYHLEGVGPKMPEETEYTDVTENTLFVAIYGKDVFRICEKLSNLDFMDPEKTAPFLYQGPFSHVPCQIVTVCRDGEKSGVVLTCSRGYGRDMIHAILHAGEEFGLKPAGETRFTEWISSM; encoded by the coding sequence ATGAAAGATATAAAACGATATTCACCGGTTCAGTTTAAGGCAAGTCCCAAGGAGACGGAAAGCCGGGACAATTGGGATGTGGTGCTCAAATATGCTGGGGAAGCGGAGGGCGCAACCCATATCACGGACTTAAGCCATCGTCTGCGCCTGGATCTCCAGAGTGCGGACCTTGGGGCCAAACAGCCCTTCGGTATCGGAGTGCCTGAGGTCCCCGGCCAGTCCGTGCTGGCCAACGGCCTGCTCGTCAACCGCATGAACGGCACCCAGACCTCCATCTACCATCTGGAGGGGGTGGGGCCTAAAATGCCGGAAGAAACAGAATATACGGATGTGACCGAGAATACCCTCTTTGTGGCCATCTACGGAAAGGATGTATTCAGGATCTGTGAAAAGCTGTCCAACCTGGATTTCATGGATCCGGAAAAGACGGCGCCCTTTCTTTACCAGGGCCCCTTTTCCCACGTGCCCTGCCAGATCGTCACGGTATGCAGGGACGGGGAAAAATCCGGCGTCGTGCTCACCTGTTCAAGGGGGTACGGCCGGGATATGATCCATGCCATCCTCCATGCCGGGGAAGAGTTCGGTCTGAAACCGGCCGGCGAAACCCGGTTCACAGAGTGGATTTCAAGCATGTAA
- a CDS encoding (2Fe-2S)-binding protein, producing MTSRFNQLPTLKIKSGEQIPFTYKGKKYYGVEGDTIATALYANGVRIYARSLKYHRPRGFYSMDGECSNTMMEVDGIPNVRTETTLLKPNMDVKEQNVKGSADKDMMGFMDKMDWAMPAGFYYDVMHKPAAIWPVAMKQIRKAAGIGTLAPDYVMPGKYDEIFPSCETCVIGGGPAGMTAALAAAEKGGRVILMEVRPWLGGNFDYRSAEYKEGKTYNERAAQLAAEVAASDNIRVFTHTANVGVYNNNLVTGFQVGKDGDAFDERYIEIRATAVVVATGCIERALLFDNNERPGVMQAGTALRMANTYGLLPGKTGVFSIGHDFGLEAAIALFDLGLAVPVIADVREDGQNSELMQKIADRNITLLKGWVATEAVGKKQVKSVKLSSVDGTVEKEFECDLLVASAGFTPLTGPLVVNQAKLKYDAHTNFFLPMDIPEKMYAAGRLLGYEDGMSIEVSGKVAGYEAVGDTAKAQEAKAVLAELPGPARGAKFINAPVKGRKSFICFDEDTTIKNVKQSIDKGFDVPELIKRFSGAGLGPGQGGIPGHNLPLFTAKYQALPDIKIRPTTVRPPLVPTQIATYAGTNHNMFKITPMDEMQRRDGGVFRNIGVWQRARYFSDDFTCKKEIENVRNNVGMLDGSTLGKFRIHGPDALKALQRVYVSDMSKCKQGRVKYTAMCNDDGCVIDDGVVIKLGENDYYFTTSTGRAGQTVEWIRYHTRYDNWDFALVNLTDSMGVINLSGPNARKVLEKVVDIDVSNQGFGFSEYKEFMIADTIPVKAMRLGFVGELSYEFHVPSSYMKSLWLMLKEAGKALNIMNFGVEAQNVLRMEKCHIILGQESEQRTNLLDIGLGFLWARNLTEWKKVGAVALRQAEGDESRLTLVGIKMENNGRAARDGALIVDDRVRGYVATARDSFSLKQGVGMALVEKHMSKIGTRLSIYEDECNGELIHAKVVSMPFYDPEGKRMKM from the coding sequence ATGACCAGCAGATTCAATCAGCTTCCCACGCTGAAGATTAAATCCGGGGAACAGATTCCCTTTACCTATAAGGGTAAGAAGTACTACGGCGTTGAGGGGGATACCATTGCCACGGCATTGTATGCCAACGGGGTCCGTATCTATGCCCGAAGTCTGAAATACCACCGTCCCAGAGGCTTTTACTCCATGGACGGCGAATGCTCCAACACCATGATGGAAGTGGACGGCATCCCCAATGTCCGCACCGAGACCACCCTTCTCAAACCCAATATGGACGTCAAGGAACAGAACGTCAAAGGGTCTGCGGACAAGGACATGATGGGCTTCATGGATAAGATGGACTGGGCCATGCCTGCCGGGTTCTACTATGATGTCATGCACAAGCCCGCCGCCATCTGGCCCGTTGCCATGAAACAGATCCGTAAAGCCGCCGGTATCGGCACCCTGGCGCCGGATTATGTGATGCCCGGCAAATACGACGAAATTTTCCCCTCCTGTGAAACCTGTGTCATCGGCGGCGGCCCCGCCGGTATGACAGCGGCCCTGGCGGCGGCGGAAAAGGGGGGCCGGGTAATCCTCATGGAAGTGCGGCCCTGGCTGGGCGGCAACTTTGATTACCGGTCCGCCGAGTATAAGGAGGGAAAGACCTATAATGAACGGGCGGCCCAGCTGGCTGCAGAAGTGGCGGCTTCAGACAATATCCGGGTCTTCACCCACACGGCCAATGTGGGCGTATACAATAATAACCTGGTCACCGGATTTCAGGTGGGCAAAGACGGCGATGCCTTTGACGAACGGTATATTGAAATCCGCGCCACCGCCGTTGTCGTAGCCACGGGCTGCATTGAAAGGGCGCTGCTCTTTGATAACAACGAGCGCCCGGGCGTGATGCAGGCCGGCACGGCCCTGAGAATGGCCAACACCTACGGGCTTCTTCCCGGCAAGACCGGGGTTTTTTCCATCGGCCACGATTTCGGCCTTGAAGCGGCCATTGCCCTCTTTGATCTGGGGCTGGCCGTTCCGGTGATCGCCGATGTCCGGGAGGACGGCCAGAACTCTGAACTGATGCAAAAGATAGCCGACCGGAATATCACTCTGCTCAAGGGCTGGGTCGCCACTGAAGCGGTGGGCAAAAAACAGGTTAAATCGGTGAAGCTTTCCAGTGTGGACGGCACCGTGGAAAAGGAATTTGAGTGCGACCTGCTGGTGGCATCCGCCGGATTCACCCCGTTGACAGGCCCCCTGGTGGTGAACCAGGCCAAGCTCAAATACGATGCCCATACCAATTTCTTCCTGCCCATGGACATCCCAGAAAAAATGTATGCCGCCGGCCGGCTGCTGGGGTATGAAGACGGCATGTCCATTGAAGTCTCCGGTAAAGTGGCGGGATATGAAGCCGTCGGCGATACGGCCAAGGCCCAGGAGGCAAAAGCGGTACTGGCTGAACTGCCCGGACCTGCCCGGGGGGCGAAATTCATAAACGCTCCGGTAAAGGGCCGCAAGAGTTTCATCTGCTTTGATGAAGACACCACCATCAAAAACGTCAAGCAGTCCATTGACAAGGGCTTTGACGTTCCCGAGCTGATCAAGCGGTTCTCCGGCGCCGGCCTTGGGCCGGGCCAGGGCGGCATCCCCGGCCACAACCTGCCCCTGTTTACTGCCAAATACCAGGCCCTGCCGGATATTAAAATCCGGCCCACAACGGTGCGGCCGCCCCTGGTACCCACCCAGATCGCCACCTATGCCGGCACCAACCACAATATGTTCAAGATTACCCCCATGGACGAGATGCAGCGCAGGGACGGCGGCGTTTTCAGAAACATCGGGGTGTGGCAGCGGGCCAGGTATTTTTCCGATGATTTTACCTGCAAAAAGGAAATTGAAAATGTCCGGAACAATGTGGGCATGCTGGACGGGTCCACCCTGGGCAAGTTCCGCATCCACGGTCCCGATGCGCTGAAAGCCCTGCAGCGGGTTTATGTCTCGGACATGAGCAAGTGCAAACAGGGCCGGGTGAAATACACGGCCATGTGCAACGACGACGGCTGCGTCATTGACGACGGCGTTGTGATCAAGCTGGGTGAAAACGATTATTATTTCACCACCTCCACGGGGCGGGCCGGCCAGACCGTTGAATGGATCCGCTACCACACCCGGTACGACAACTGGGATTTCGCACTGGTCAACCTCACCGATTCCATGGGCGTCATCAACCTTTCCGGCCCCAATGCCCGGAAGGTCCTTGAAAAGGTCGTGGATATCGATGTGTCCAACCAGGGTTTCGGCTTTTCCGAATACAAGGAATTTATGATCGCCGACACCATTCCGGTGAAGGCCATGCGCCTGGGATTTGTGGGGGAACTCTCCTACGAGTTCCACGTGCCCTCATCCTATATGAAATCCCTCTGGCTCATGCTGAAAGAGGCGGGCAAGGCGCTGAACATCATGAATTTTGGTGTGGAAGCCCAGAACGTGCTGCGAATGGAAAAATGCCACATCATCCTGGGCCAGGAATCCGAACAGCGGACCAACCTACTGGACATCGGCCTGGGCTTTCTGTGGGCCAGGAATCTTACCGAGTGGAAGAAGGTCGGTGCCGTGGCTCTGCGCCAGGCAGAAGGGGATGAGTCCCGTCTTACCCTGGTGGGCATTAAAATGGAAAACAACGGCCGGGCCGCCAGGGACGGCGCCCTCATCGTTGACGACCGTGTGCGCGGCTATGTGGCCACGGCCAGGGATTCCTTTTCTCTGAAACAAGGGGTGGGGATGGCCCTGGTGGAAAAACACATGTCCAAAATAGGCACCAGGCTGTCCATATATGAAGATGAGTGCAACGGGGAGCTGATCCATGCAAAGGTGGTTTCCATGCCGTTCTATGACCCTGAAGGCAAACGGATGAAAATGTAA
- a CDS encoding sarcosine oxidase subunit delta, with the protein MALTLTCPICGKRNGYEFRYGGEEKGPRPEEEGMTPESWCEYVHLNECKAGVQEEWWFHRDGCGSWFKTFRDTTTNLEQPTPAREE; encoded by the coding sequence ATGGCTTTAACACTCACATGTCCGATCTGCGGAAAACGAAACGGATATGAATTCAGATACGGCGGGGAAGAAAAAGGCCCCAGACCCGAAGAAGAAGGGATGACCCCTGAAAGCTGGTGCGAATATGTGCACCTGAACGAATGCAAGGCAGGGGTTCAGGAAGAGTGGTGGTTTCACCGGGACGGATGCGGATCCTGGTTCAAAACCTTTCGGGACACCACCACCAATCTGGAACAACCAACACCTGCCCGGGAGGAATAA
- a CDS encoding FAD-dependent oxidoreductase — MFGKSKPMWGERKKLKSSYDVVLIGGGLHSLATAYYLAKEQGITDVAIIEKNYIGYGGAGRNTAIVRANQRTQYNVPLYKEALDLWPVLTKELDYNLMFNNCGNLNLMHSEAAMKAARMTIATAQFHGVESHLIDAKEAKELVPALNISEDITYPIHGAMFHPPGGVVRHDAVVWGLAKGAAKLGVHIHQQTEATGINTRNGKVTGVVTDKGTINCKQVLVSAGGYSASLIHGFLGIKLPISVLTIQAMVTQPLKPLLNHVVSSGAYHCYANQTLKGEIATGAHMDQWPNYTTLNTAHYIKHQAEALSEFLPALRGLRFMRIWGGLADMTPDMAPIMDGNEQIEGFFMDCGWGYFGFKSCSAVGKYMAQFMATNECPDMLRPFNLKRYQEHKLMGETAALVNYTPDN, encoded by the coding sequence ATGTTTGGAAAAAGCAAACCCATGTGGGGAGAAAGGAAAAAGCTGAAGTCCAGCTACGATGTCGTCCTCATCGGCGGCGGGCTTCACAGCCTGGCAACTGCGTACTACCTGGCGAAAGAACAGGGCATTACCGACGTTGCCATCATTGAGAAAAATTACATCGGCTACGGCGGCGCCGGTCGGAATACGGCCATCGTCCGGGCCAACCAGAGGACACAGTACAATGTGCCCCTGTACAAGGAAGCCCTTGATCTCTGGCCGGTTCTGACCAAAGAGCTGGATTACAACCTCATGTTCAACAACTGCGGCAATCTGAACCTCATGCACTCCGAGGCCGCCATGAAAGCCGCCAGAATGACCATCGCCACGGCCCAGTTCCACGGCGTTGAATCCCATCTCATCGACGCCAAGGAGGCCAAGGAACTGGTGCCGGCGCTGAATATTTCCGAAGACATTACCTATCCCATCCATGGGGCCATGTTCCATCCCCCCGGCGGTGTGGTCCGCCACGATGCCGTTGTCTGGGGGCTGGCCAAGGGCGCGGCCAAGCTGGGGGTCCATATCCACCAGCAGACCGAGGCCACAGGGATCAACACCCGGAACGGCAAGGTCACCGGGGTGGTCACGGACAAAGGGACCATCAACTGCAAGCAGGTCCTGGTATCGGCCGGCGGGTATTCCGCATCACTCATCCACGGGTTCCTGGGCATTAAACTGCCCATCTCGGTGCTCACCATCCAGGCCATGGTCACCCAGCCCCTCAAACCCCTTCTCAACCATGTGGTCTCATCCGGCGCCTACCACTGCTACGCCAACCAGACCCTTAAGGGCGAAATCGCCACCGGTGCCCACATGGACCAATGGCCCAATTACACCACCCTGAACACGGCCCATTACATAAAACATCAGGCTGAGGCCCTGTCGGAATTTCTGCCTGCCCTGCGCGGCCTGAGGTTCATGCGGATCTGGGGAGGGCTTGCCGACATGACGCCTGACATGGCCCCCATCATGGACGGCAACGAACAGATCGAAGGCTTTTTCATGGACTGCGGCTGGGGCTACTTCGGCTTTAAATCCTGTTCCGCCGTGGGCAAATACATGGCCCAGTTCATGGCCACCAACGAGTGCCCGGACATGCTGCGCCCCTTTAACCTGAAACGGTACCAGGAGCACAAGCTCATGGGCGAAACCGCAGCCCTGGTCAATTACACCCCGGACAATTAA